From the Salinimicrobium tongyeongense genome, one window contains:
- a CDS encoding DNA polymerase ligase N-terminal domain-containing protein, whose protein sequence is MKSYNEKRDFSKTSEPRDEPSKKKNEKPIFVIQKHDATNLHYDFRLEIDNTLKSWSVPKGPSTDPSVKRMAIPTEDHPIAYASFEGVIPKGEYGGGTVMIWDTGTIESNKKDEHGQVISLEDSFKAESIEVTLHGKKLKGGYNLVEMKGGKMKGNWLLMKQDDAEADARRKPVSTQSKSVTSGRTLNEIAQEETKTSSK, encoded by the coding sequence ATGAAAAGTTACAATGAAAAAAGAGATTTCAGCAAGACCAGCGAGCCGCGGGATGAGCCGTCAAAAAAGAAGAACGAAAAGCCCATTTTTGTGATCCAGAAGCACGACGCCACCAACCTTCACTACGACTTCAGGCTGGAGATTGACAATACGTTAAAATCCTGGTCGGTTCCCAAAGGCCCCAGCACAGATCCTTCAGTAAAAAGAATGGCGATCCCTACTGAAGATCATCCCATTGCCTATGCCAGTTTTGAAGGCGTGATCCCAAAAGGAGAATACGGGGGCGGCACGGTCATGATTTGGGACACCGGCACCATTGAAAGCAATAAAAAAGATGAACACGGGCAGGTTATTTCTTTGGAAGATAGCTTTAAAGCCGAAAGTATTGAAGTGACCCTGCACGGAAAAAAACTGAAAGGCGGTTATAACCTTGTGGAAATGAAAGGCGGAAAAATGAAAGGGAACTGGCTGCTTATGAAGCAGGATGATGCTGAAGCCGATGCCCGCCGCAAGCCCGTAAGCACTCAGTCTAAAAGTGTCACTTCAGGAAGGACACTAAATGAAATTGCACAGGAAGAAACTAAAACCAGTAGTAAATGA
- a CDS encoding MarC family protein, producing MEGIWVFAIAVFTGFIAINNPVGNVPIFLSLTRQADRPTKKKISKKATFTAFVIVSGFIILGKYIFDFFGLTIPAFKITGGILVFFVGFEMIRAQVSSIDNQKEINFNEEISISPLGIPILAGPGTIVTAMNFTTTATYLQLGIILVMFALVMWLNHLAFLSSEYLVRYIGANKIVVVEKIMGLIIAIIGVNMLIEGIHIAFME from the coding sequence ATGGAAGGAATTTGGGTATTTGCCATTGCGGTGTTTACAGGATTTATTGCGATCAATAATCCTGTAGGAAATGTGCCTATCTTTCTCAGCCTCACCCGCCAGGCCGACAGGCCTACCAAAAAGAAGATCTCCAAAAAGGCCACTTTTACAGCCTTTGTAATAGTATCAGGCTTTATCATTTTGGGTAAGTATATCTTTGATTTTTTCGGGCTCACCATCCCGGCGTTTAAGATCACCGGGGGCATCCTGGTGTTTTTTGTAGGTTTCGAGATGATTCGGGCACAGGTTTCTAGTATTGATAACCAGAAAGAGATTAACTTCAACGAAGAAATTTCCATTTCTCCGCTGGGAATCCCAATTCTTGCAGGGCCCGGTACCATAGTAACGGCAATGAACTTCACTACCACGGCTACTTACCTTCAATTGGGGATCATCCTTGTCATGTTTGCGCTGGTGATGTGGCTAAATCACCTCGCTTTTCTCTCAAGTGAATACCTGGTGCGCTACATTGGGGCCAATAAAATTGTGGTGGTAGAGAAAATTATGGGGCTTATCATTGCAATAATTGGGGTTAATATGCTTATAGAAGGGATACACATTGCTTTTATGGAATAA
- a CDS encoding cold-shock protein → MNKGTVKFFNESKGYGFIKDEESNDEYFVHANGLVDEIRQDDEVTFDLEEGRKGVNAVNVRQA, encoded by the coding sequence ATGAATAAAGGTACAGTTAAGTTCTTTAACGAATCAAAAGGTTACGGATTTATTAAGGACGAAGAGTCAAATGATGAGTATTTTGTACATGCTAATGGTCTTGTAGACGAGATTAGACAGGATGACGAAGTAACTTTCGACCTTGAAGAAGGTAGAAAAGGTGTAAATGCAGTAAACGTGAGACAGGCTTAG